The DNA sequence ATTTGTTCTGCATTTATACCTTTGGGGTCTCAGCAGAGTCAGTGTTCATGCTCAGCAGTTCAGAGTTCTCCATACCCATATTGTGCTGCATGGCATAGGCAAATTAAACATACAACTCAAATACAAAGACAAACACGGAAGATTAGGAGGATTTTGTAACCTCGTCAAAGCTAGTCTTCGCAGTAAATTTTGTGATAACGGAGTTGTCCGCACAGAGCTTAGTAACAATTATCCTACATGGTTGGAATGCATTAAGATCTTCCATTTTCACAGATACTTTGAACAGAAATTTCTTTCCCATCAGTGAGTTAAGCTCTGTTGGATATTCCTTGTTAACTCCACCCTACAGATGCAAAACAGAAATTACAATGGCTTCAAGAAAGTGTGTGATAAAGAAGATTCAAAGCCGGAAAAAATACATAATAccctggttagttgtgcgagtcTGAGATCGGATGCGGATATACCAAGGAATTTGGACACCTCCTTATCGTACAGTAGGAAAGAAGCCGTATCGGTCTCATCAGCAACTCGCATGTTTATGCTAAACCTGCATACCATAACATGACTCGTATCCAGATAGAAAGTAGGACATTAATGCAGAACATGTAAACAAATTATGATAAGATATACCTTGGAGTGTGAGACGATGGGTATGTCTCACACCTAGCACAGTGGTATGAGTTCTCGGCTTCTTGTAAAGAATGGAAGCAATGCTTGCAACTCTTGTACCACCACCCATTCTTAGGATCAATGGATATAACCGTGCCAATAGTGACAAAGAGCCCATTCTGCATGTTTGGTTATATTAATCTAGTAATCTAATAATCTAGCAATTCATTACATATATCAAtttatgatatttattatatataactgAAACCAGGGTCTGGAGACAACAATGATTGAATGCATGTGCACCTCAATTGAATCCTTTAGCTCGGAGATGGGCTTATAAATGGAATGGTTAAGTAGGTCCTCTTCGAGTGAATATGTCGGCTCTCCCGGTATTTGAGAAACTTGAGTTGCAGCAGGTACACCTGATATTATGACACTGGAAGTGTACCAGTATACAATATGTGAAAGTTGTATACATGTCGAGCTACTTACTGGTAAAATAAGGTATGAGTCCGAAATTAAAATACCTCTTGCGAAAATCCTTGACCTCTTGAAAATCACCGTTGATGTGCAGAATGGAATTGTAGTTGGTGTTTGATATACCCATTGTACCTATGTACAATCAAGTCAGCGTATAAGAACTTCTGCCATCTCAGGGCTACATATAATGCATTGAAATCGAGTCTTGAAACATCTCTGGAACAGTAAGATGGCTTTCACTTGAAAGGACCATAACCtataacaattaattttttttctttaaattaaggATGAGAAACCCAACTCCCATGAATGATCCACGGCAAATCCTTCCCCGTATTTGTGCCCATGTTCTCTTGTCACATCCACCGGTCTAGATTCAAGCTGTTGCCATCCGTGGTGATCGACATGGCCTGAGTGTTGTGGCGCCGAGTAGGGTTGCCACTTGCCATGATTTTCTCTAATGGCTGTGCTAGATAATTATGAGGATAAAACATGGTATGGGAATTTTGTCCTTAGAATAAGAAGTGAATCTCGAATAGAGAAACAAATGTGTTGCTCACAGCACGCACAACGCACTGAAGTTCAATTGAATCAATGCAGGTTTGTCTAATACAGCTAGGTTAGGGCAGTTGCATCATTTGATTTTTTGGGGTTTGggtttttttaaccaaaaatacCACTTGCTTGTTGTTTTGGTAGATAACATCTAGTATTAGAGAATTGAATTGTTGAGGGCCGAGGAAAAAAAAGGCCTTCCATTTTTACTTATATGAAATACATTaagcaataaaaaaaatgaaaatatagttATGTTAATGCTGATTTCAATTGTTGCCTTTATAATAAGTTACTTATTCTGCAGGATTATAAATAGAATAGTTAATAAAGAATATCATAATTAAGAGTAAGATAATGTACAATACAACATGTCATAATGAGGATCAACGAAGGATAATCATTTTTATCTTATAGCAATTTTGTTTAGTTGaatctaataatttatttttattcattttttacttTCAACTGTTTTTCAGTATTTTAGTTTTGGATACTAAAGGTTTCAAaagtatcttctttttttttataaaaggagaaaaattgaaaaagaataatgAATTTGGTACATAAGAGTTTTGGAACAAAATgtaaaaattaaacaataatgaaaattatggaattattttgtatattttttatgatttgaaaTCAAAAAATCAAGTTTATTATTGTAATGAAAACTTGATTATATCTTAGCTttagattttttagtgtttgtgtTGTTGATTCATAAACTTTCTTGTATGggactttaatattaaattattttgatcACCACTTCattatataattatactataaagtatttattataattaaatcatattttttattttattttatatattgcaatgttttaaaaagtaaaattacatatttttattcttatgatctaatttaatataaaaagttTATATTAAGTACTTAATCTActaatattttagtattaaatattttccATTAAATTTATCATATCCGTGAGATGCACTGGGACTTCTCTAGTAGTATATAAAAATCCAAAGTAGATAGAAGTGTCCATTAAATTTAGTATAAACCAAAAAAAAGGATATAAAATGAGAAACTTTTcatgaaattaaatattttgttcattaaatttaattaaattatatagatttcatcaaatttaattaaatcagaTAGATTTcattaaattcattat is a window from the Arachis hypogaea cultivar Tifrunner chromosome 1, arahy.Tifrunner.gnm2.J5K5, whole genome shotgun sequence genome containing:
- the LOC112702401 gene encoding uncharacterized protein, which codes for MGTNTGKDLPWIIHGSTMGISNTNYNSILHINGDFQEVKDFRKSVIISGVPAATQVSQIPGEPTYSLEEDLLNHSIYKPISELKDSIENGLFVTIGTVISIDPKNGWWYKSCKHCFHSLQEAENSYHCARCETYPSSHTPRFSINMRVADETDTASFLLYDKEVSKFLGISASDLRLAQLTRGGVNKEYPTELNSLMGKKFLFKVSVKMEDLNAFQPCRIIVTKLCADNSVITKFTAKTSFDEHNMGMENSELLSMNTDSAETPKGTTSPSVETLSQGTNDGFSTPNDKIITGGWSKKLIDVYPDSARASSSSKCRKVTEGATATIVEIHDE